A genomic region of uncultured Fusobacterium sp. contains the following coding sequences:
- the glgA gene encoding glycogen synthase GlgA — MKILFATGEAWPFVKTGGLGDVAYSLPKALKKEKIDVRVIMPKYGNIPEKYRNEMKHLGDKQIWVAHHNEYVGIDSYELEGVTYYFVDNERYFKRDKVYGEGDDCERFTFFAKAVVETFYITGFEPDIIHCNDWHTGLVPIYLKERGLNDIKTIFTIHNLRFQGFFFNNVIENTLEIDRNKYFQEDGIKYYDMISFLKGGVVYSDFVTTVSDSYAEEIKTPELGEGLDGLFRKFDYKLKGIVNGIDGNVYKVPRKGKKRLKAELQEKLGLKKDPDVPLVAIITRLDRQKGIDMIAEVFDKMMNLGIQFILLGNGEPKYEDFFKWKERQYPERVCSYIGFNQPLSIDIYSGADMFLMPSIFEPCGLSQMIAMRYSCVPIVRETGGLKDTVTPYNEFTGEGDGFGFKNISGEELLKTLEYAISIYKDKDQWEKVVKNAKTRDNNWDTSAKKYIELYKKVEK; from the coding sequence ATGAAGATACTTTTTGCAACAGGAGAAGCGTGGCCTTTTGTAAAGACAGGCGGACTAGGTGACGTAGCTTATTCTCTACCAAAAGCATTGAAAAAAGAGAAAATAGATGTTAGAGTTATCATGCCTAAATATGGTAATATACCTGAAAAATATAGAAATGAGATGAAACATCTAGGAGATAAACAAATTTGGGTAGCTCATCATAATGAGTATGTAGGAATAGATAGTTATGAATTAGAAGGAGTAACTTACTATTTCGTTGATAATGAAAGATATTTTAAGAGAGATAAAGTCTATGGTGAGGGAGATGATTGTGAAAGATTCACATTCTTTGCTAAAGCTGTAGTTGAAACTTTCTATATAACTGGATTTGAACCAGATATTATCCATTGTAATGATTGGCATACAGGACTTGTGCCAATCTATTTAAAAGAACGTGGGCTAAATGATATAAAAACTATCTTTACTATTCATAATCTTAGATTCCAAGGATTCTTCTTTAATAATGTAATAGAAAATACATTAGAAATAGATAGAAATAAATATTTCCAAGAAGATGGAATTAAATATTATGATATGATCTCTTTCTTAAAAGGAGGAGTAGTTTATTCTGATTTTGTTACTACAGTTAGTGATTCATATGCAGAAGAAATTAAAACTCCAGAATTAGGAGAGGGGCTAGATGGTCTATTTAGAAAATTTGATTATAAATTAAAAGGAATTGTAAATGGAATAGATGGAAATGTATATAAAGTTCCTAGAAAAGGTAAGAAGAGATTAAAAGCTGAATTACAAGAAAAACTAGGATTGAAAAAAGATCCAGATGTTCCATTGGTTGCAATAATCACTAGATTAGATAGACAAAAGGGAATAGATATGATTGCTGAAGTTTTTGATAAGATGATGAACTTAGGAATTCAATTTATTCTTTTAGGAAATGGTGAGCCTAAATATGAAGATTTCTTTAAATGGAAAGAAAGACAATATCCAGAAAGAGTTTGCTCATATATAGGATTTAATCAACCACTTTCAATAGATATCTATAGTGGAGCTGATATGTTCCTAATGCCTTCAATTTTTGAACCTTGTGGATTATCTCAAATGATAGCAATGAGATATAGTTGTGTTCCTATTGTTAGAGAAACTGGAGGTTTAAAAGATACTGTAACTCCATATAATGAGTTTACAGGAGAGGGAGATGGATTTGGTTTTAAAAATATAAGTGGAGAGGAATTATTAAAAACTTTAGAATATGCAATCTCTATTTATAAAGATAAAGATCAATGGGAAAAAGTTGTTAAAAATGCTAAGACAAGAGATAACAACTGGGATACTTCTGCTAAAAAATATATAGAACTATATAAAAAAGTAGAGAAATAG
- the ctlX gene encoding citrulline utilization hydrolase CtlX, with product MKEFITNKVLMVRPIAFSYNEETGKDNLYQVKENNSADVIEKSAEKEFDAFVEKLKKATIDVIVLQDTLTPHTPDSIFPNNWFSTHNNNSLVLYPMYAENRRLERTDKILNFVKDRENLKIIDLTENEKKNRFLEGTGSICLDRKNKIAYANISKRTNKELFEEFCKTMGYKGVTFSGFQTINGQKAPIYHTNVMLTIAENFAIVFLNAVENEIEKNNLKNSIINSGKELIEISEEQTKHFLGNTLELKKANEDKILVMSKTAYDSLTIEQKNIIEKYDEILYADIHTIETNGGGSARCMIAEWFI from the coding sequence ATGAAAGAATTTATTACTAATAAAGTTTTAATGGTAAGACCTATAGCTTTTAGCTACAATGAAGAAACTGGAAAAGACAACTTATATCAAGTAAAAGAGAATAATTCAGCTGACGTTATTGAAAAGAGTGCTGAAAAAGAATTTGATGCTTTTGTTGAAAAATTAAAAAAAGCCACTATTGATGTTATTGTATTACAAGACACTTTAACTCCTCATACTCCAGATAGTATTTTTCCTAATAACTGGTTTAGTACTCATAATAATAACTCTCTTGTTCTGTATCCTATGTATGCTGAAAATAGAAGACTTGAAAGAACAGATAAAATACTTAATTTTGTAAAAGATAGAGAAAACTTAAAAATTATTGATCTAACTGAAAATGAAAAGAAAAATAGATTTTTAGAAGGAACAGGAAGTATTTGTTTAGATAGAAAAAATAAGATAGCTTATGCAAATATATCTAAAAGAACTAATAAAGAATTGTTTGAAGAATTTTGTAAAACTATGGGATATAAAGGAGTTACTTTTAGTGGTTTCCAAACTATCAATGGACAAAAAGCTCCTATATACCATACCAATGTAATGTTAACTATTGCTGAGAATTTCGCTATTGTCTTTTTAAATGCTGTTGAGAATGAAATTGAAAAAAATAATTTAAAAAATAGTATTATCAATTCTGGAAAAGAGCTTATTGAAATCTCAGAAGAACAAACTAAGCATTTTTTAGGAAATACTCTTGAATTAAAAAAAGCTAATGAAGATAAAATACTAGTAATGTCAAAAACTGCTTATGATTCCTTAACAATAGAGCAAAAAAATATTATTGAAAAATATGATGAGATTCTTTATGCTGACATACATACTATTGAAACTAATGGTGGTGGATCTGCTAGATGCATGATCGCTGAATGGTTTATTTAA